One part of the Sorangiineae bacterium MSr11954 genome encodes these proteins:
- a CDS encoding tetratricopeptide repeat protein, with amino-acid sequence MQAQDRATIGARKRPCGSFFRTASKKSMVIPPREAHHRRMQMPGWIARGAAVAGLVSCASQATTGLPARTAAEQAKADRYVARFEQKLAEVPDDAGIRYGLCEAYDDAGRVPDALKCLEGLDLRGWPVSIRAMDFRPTREDPQFATLLRRSDARAIRVDGSRVAFTAPAELVPENVAFDPKTGAFFLGSIPLRKIVRVVDGRVQVFSKAGVAPPLLSIVGMKVDSERRTLWAASEGKRGAEKALSELLLFDVDTGELLHRFAAGDGKPHMFNDVVITRTEDVFVSDTLGGGIYRVSNRGSLRPFVPAGTFPHANGIALSRDEKKLFVAYDLGIAVIDVATGAHVELRNDSSSSIAGIDGLYVHRDGLVAVQNGTGLARIVRISLDSEATRATRVAILESGNPWFNRAGGTAPTTGVLVGDRFYYIANYRPGAPRPGEKPPAEPLEDVRVLSIPLAP; translated from the coding sequence ATGCAAGCCCAAGATCGGGCGACGATCGGGGCGCGCAAACGCCCATGCGGCTCGTTTTTTAGAACGGCGAGCAAAAAATCGATGGTCATCCCGCCGCGCGAAGCCCATCATCGGCGCATGCAAATGCCTGGGTGGATCGCACGCGGCGCGGCCGTCGCGGGGCTCGTTTCGTGCGCGTCCCAAGCGACGACCGGGCTGCCGGCGCGGACCGCGGCCGAGCAGGCGAAGGCCGATCGGTACGTGGCCAGGTTCGAACAGAAGCTGGCCGAGGTCCCCGATGACGCGGGCATCCGTTATGGCCTCTGCGAAGCGTACGACGATGCGGGGCGCGTGCCCGACGCGCTGAAGTGCCTCGAAGGGCTGGACCTACGTGGGTGGCCCGTGTCGATCCGCGCGATGGACTTTCGCCCGACCCGCGAGGACCCGCAATTTGCAACCCTGTTGCGCCGCTCGGACGCGCGCGCGATCCGGGTCGATGGCAGCCGCGTCGCCTTTACGGCGCCCGCGGAGCTGGTTCCCGAGAACGTCGCCTTCGATCCAAAGACGGGCGCATTCTTCCTCGGCAGCATCCCCTTGCGAAAAATCGTGCGCGTGGTCGATGGTCGGGTGCAGGTCTTCAGCAAGGCCGGCGTCGCACCGCCGTTGCTATCCATCGTCGGCATGAAGGTCGACAGCGAGCGCCGAACGCTCTGGGCGGCGTCGGAAGGCAAGCGCGGCGCGGAGAAAGCGCTCAGCGAATTGCTGCTCTTCGACGTCGACACCGGCGAGCTTCTGCACCGCTTCGCGGCCGGCGACGGAAAGCCGCATATGTTCAACGACGTCGTCATCACGCGAACCGAGGACGTGTTCGTCTCCGACACCCTCGGCGGGGGCATCTACCGTGTCTCGAACCGTGGATCCCTGCGCCCCTTCGTTCCCGCGGGGACCTTCCCGCACGCCAACGGCATCGCGCTCTCGCGCGACGAGAAAAAGCTGTTCGTCGCGTACGATCTCGGCATCGCGGTCATCGACGTCGCGACCGGCGCCCACGTCGAGCTGCGCAACGACTCGTCCTCGTCCATCGCGGGCATCGATGGCCTCTACGTTCACCGCGACGGCCTCGTGGCGGTGCAAAACGGAACGGGCTTGGCGCGCATCGTACGCATTTCCCTGGATTCGGAGGCGACACGCGCGACCCGCGTCGCCATTCTCGAATCGGGGAATCCATGGTTCAATCGCGCAGGCGGCACGGCACCGACCACCGGGGTGCTCGTCGGCGATCGATTTTATTACATTGCCAATTATCGACCGGGCGCCCCCCGCCCCGGCGAAAAGCCGCCCGCCGAGCCCCTCGAAGACGTGCGTGTGCTGTCCATTCCCCTGGCTCCCTAG
- a CDS encoding phosphodiester glycosidase family protein, with product MLAAPKNRLALRCAVIAAGILAIPGCSRNGRAGTETSTAGAADAAVLVARPEAATSPWNPDIVRSGSESYPLRRFSYALKDVTLGIEDIGMRASLREILEQRHALLAVNGGFFDTHGMPLGLAVSNGRVLASFVPSLSGGVLGVDRGRGWLEETESFLTPSPAVDFAIQCRPRLVVAGNANIRSDDGKRAARTAICLRDAGAVVDFIIVRGDLGRADPRESEGRPGPSLFALAHHLAQLGCQEALNLDGGPSTGAAFWEDGKMRHLAPRAPIRHAILVRPRRDAGR from the coding sequence GTGCTCGCCGCACCCAAAAACCGTCTCGCCCTTCGCTGCGCCGTGATCGCCGCTGGGATCCTGGCGATCCCAGGCTGCTCGCGGAACGGCCGCGCGGGCACGGAGACCAGCACCGCCGGCGCGGCCGACGCCGCGGTGCTCGTCGCACGTCCAGAGGCCGCGACCTCGCCGTGGAACCCCGACATCGTACGCAGCGGGAGCGAGAGCTATCCGCTTCGCCGCTTCAGTTATGCGCTGAAGGATGTCACGTTGGGAATCGAAGACATCGGAATGCGCGCCTCGCTCCGCGAGATACTCGAGCAACGGCACGCGCTGCTCGCCGTCAACGGCGGATTCTTCGACACGCATGGAATGCCGCTGGGGTTGGCCGTATCGAACGGGCGCGTGCTCGCCTCGTTCGTACCGTCGCTCTCCGGAGGCGTTCTCGGGGTCGATCGCGGGCGCGGATGGCTCGAAGAAACGGAGTCCTTCCTCACGCCGTCCCCGGCCGTCGATTTTGCGATTCAGTGCCGGCCCCGGCTGGTCGTCGCAGGAAATGCCAACATCCGCAGCGACGACGGCAAGCGCGCCGCCCGAACCGCCATCTGTCTGCGCGATGCCGGTGCGGTAGTCGACTTCATCATCGTGCGCGGGGACCTCGGGCGCGCGGACCCGCGAGAGTCGGAGGGGAGGCCCGGCCCGTCGCTGTTCGCGCTCGCCCATCATCTTGCGCAGCTTGGTTGCCAGGAAGCCCTCAACCTCGATGGGGGCCCATCGACCGGCGCTGCATTCTGGGAAGATGGCAAAATGCGGCACTTGGCACCGCGAGCCCCGATCCGCCATGCGATTCTGGTGCGGCCAAGGCGCGACGCGGGCAGGTAA
- a CDS encoding glycoside hydrolase family 3 C-terminal domain-containing protein, which translates to MSLTVPNVVRAGFAAGVAILGVACAVSTDDGSRERGAEPLVRAHVPYPDPSLPVATRVSQLMANMTLDEKIAQMTQAERASVTSADVTNFSLGSVLSGGGSAPSPNNATSWANMYDSFQNAAVASRLGVPLLYGVDAVHGHNNVFGATIFPHNIGLGATRNPTLAQQIGRAVAEEVSGTGIDWDFAPCLCVARNDRWGRTYESFGEKPELPTQMAAFIDGLQGSSLSAPGSVLATAKHYIGDGGTTSGTDQGNTQLSEAELRAIHLPPFREAIARGVGSVMVSYSSWNGAKLHGNSYLITNLLKNELGFSGFVVSDYNGIDQIDGQPGFTAAEVRQSINAGIDMVMVPTAWRDFIALLRAEVQAGRVPMSRIDDANRRILTKKFELGIFEKPLTDRSFTGTVGSAAHRAIARQAVRESQVLLKNAGNVLPLAKTGNKIFVAGKNADNIGHQSGGWTISWQGSSGNITTGTTILQGIRNGAGSGTTVTYHPGGSGIDSSYKVAVAVVGETPYAEGAGDRPGSLGLDATDAATLDTLRSSGVPVVVVLVSGRPLDIAAQLPNWNALIASWLPGTEGAGVADVLYGDYAPTGKLPSTWMQSANQQPINDGDGKPALFPFGFGLTYGAAPPRDAYATIQAESFDSQSGVRTETTTDTGGGQNIGYIAPGDSVGYAQVDFGAPTATRVTTRLASGAGSGNIQYRLDSETGPVFASVPVSGTGGWQVWTSVTSTLTGSATGRHAVYLTFTGPGGDFVNVNWFQFAR; encoded by the coding sequence ATGAGCCTAACGGTACCGAACGTCGTTCGTGCAGGTTTTGCAGCAGGCGTCGCGATTTTGGGCGTCGCCTGTGCGGTGAGCACCGACGATGGATCGCGCGAACGAGGCGCCGAGCCGCTGGTGCGGGCGCATGTGCCTTATCCCGATCCATCGCTGCCGGTGGCGACCCGGGTCAGCCAGCTGATGGCCAACATGACCTTGGACGAGAAGATCGCCCAAATGACGCAAGCCGAGCGGGCCTCCGTCACCAGCGCGGACGTGACCAATTTCTCGCTTGGGTCGGTGCTCTCGGGCGGTGGCTCCGCGCCGTCGCCGAACAACGCCACGAGCTGGGCGAACATGTACGATAGCTTCCAGAATGCCGCGGTCGCGAGCCGGCTCGGCGTCCCGCTGCTGTACGGCGTTGACGCGGTGCATGGCCATAACAACGTATTCGGGGCAACCATCTTCCCGCACAACATCGGACTTGGCGCGACCCGCAATCCCACCTTGGCGCAGCAAATCGGACGCGCCGTGGCCGAGGAGGTCTCGGGCACCGGCATCGACTGGGACTTCGCGCCCTGCCTTTGCGTCGCCCGCAACGATCGCTGGGGGCGCACCTACGAGTCGTTCGGCGAAAAGCCGGAGCTCCCCACGCAGATGGCGGCGTTCATCGACGGCCTGCAGGGCAGCTCGCTCAGCGCACCCGGCTCCGTCTTGGCCACGGCGAAGCACTACATCGGCGATGGAGGCACCACCAGCGGCACCGATCAAGGCAATACGCAGCTGAGCGAGGCGGAGCTGCGGGCGATTCACCTGCCGCCGTTCCGCGAGGCCATTGCGCGCGGCGTCGGCTCGGTGATGGTCAGCTACAGCAGCTGGAACGGGGCCAAGCTGCACGGCAATTCGTACCTCATTACCAACTTGCTCAAAAACGAATTGGGGTTCAGCGGTTTCGTGGTCTCCGACTACAATGGCATCGACCAAATCGACGGGCAGCCCGGCTTCACGGCCGCCGAGGTGCGCCAGTCGATCAACGCGGGCATCGATATGGTGATGGTGCCGACCGCATGGCGCGACTTCATCGCGCTCTTGCGCGCCGAGGTGCAAGCGGGGCGGGTGCCGATGTCGCGGATCGACGACGCCAACCGCCGCATCCTGACCAAGAAGTTCGAGCTCGGCATCTTCGAAAAGCCCCTCACCGATCGAAGCTTCACCGGCACGGTTGGGAGCGCCGCACACCGCGCGATCGCCCGCCAGGCGGTGCGCGAATCGCAGGTGCTGCTGAAAAACGCGGGCAATGTGCTCCCCCTCGCCAAGACCGGCAACAAGATCTTCGTCGCCGGCAAGAACGCCGACAACATTGGCCATCAGAGCGGCGGCTGGACCATCTCCTGGCAAGGAAGCAGCGGCAACATCACCACCGGAACCACCATCCTGCAAGGCATCCGCAACGGCGCGGGCAGCGGCACCACCGTCACGTACCACCCCGGCGGCTCCGGCATCGACAGCTCCTACAAAGTGGCGGTCGCCGTGGTGGGCGAGACCCCGTACGCGGAGGGCGCGGGCGATCGACCCGGCTCCCTCGGCCTCGACGCCACCGACGCGGCGACGCTCGATACCTTGCGCAGCAGCGGCGTGCCGGTGGTGGTGGTGCTCGTCTCCGGCAGGCCGCTCGACATCGCCGCGCAGCTGCCGAACTGGAACGCGCTGATCGCCTCGTGGCTGCCGGGCACGGAGGGCGCGGGGGTCGCGGACGTTCTCTATGGCGATTATGCGCCAACCGGCAAATTGCCATCGACATGGATGCAATCGGCCAATCAACAACCCATCAACGACGGCGATGGGAAGCCGGCCCTCTTCCCATTCGGCTTCGGGCTCACCTATGGCGCGGCGCCGCCGCGGGATGCATATGCGACCATTCAGGCCGAGTCCTTCGACAGCCAATCCGGCGTGCGCACCGAGACCACCACCGACACCGGCGGCGGCCAGAACATCGGCTACATCGCCCCCGGGGATTCGGTCGGCTACGCCCAAGTCGATTTCGGCGCCCCCACGGCCACCCGGGTCACCACGCGGTTAGCGTCGGGCGCGGGCAGCGGCAACATCCAATACCGTCTCGACAGCGAGACCGGGCCCGTCTTCGCCAGCGTACCGGTATCGGGCACCGGAGGGTGGCAGGTCTGGACCAGCGTGACCAGCACCCTCACGGGCTCCGCCACCGGCCGGCACGCCGTATATCTGACCTTCACGGGCCCGGGCGGCGATTTCGTAAATGTCAATTGGTTCCAGTTCGCGCGATAG
- a CDS encoding protein kinase translates to MTRLDWYGTIGPVRMAPPFSRTMISERALVRVGTEVGKYRIERLIGIGGMAAVYAATHRNGHKVAIKFLLEWYADDPAIRRLFGREAYVANEVAHPGAVAVLDNDVDPNSGCPFLVMPLLEGETLRARWERAKLRLPLADVVVLMSDALDVLASAHAKGIVHRDIKPENLFIARDGRTRVLDFGIARWTTPGEGSASVTGQAFGTPAFMPPEQAAGDRTRIGPHSDVWSVGATMFALLTGEYVHIADNPAALLAAALTKPARSIRDVMADLPAPIVELVDKALAFDGAQRWPTANEMHQALREAFETGSGTTIASVIPVVRARIAAELTPRADDLHDVATQSLAADLVTPRTRSGVDPSAHASADVPATDDVPATDKEAATPPIAGKTNRGRRQRWGVALATLLAVGSAGLWLARSRAVPEKPVLRIEDAAPAQMPITALPISPACNKEAERYYREGLSEVRHASWERAYDAFQRAVNADPGCPETQLRLALTGYSVNPLSSSGNYESFRHALSIRDALGDRDRTLLDALVPLIVSTPPDQGEQVRRLDAAVSRFPADAEILYLAARAWAQSATDRKGLERSLALAQRVTDVDPHYADGWQAQARTFARLGRLDEESAALDHCREAAPGSTDCLLDRVSSLYQRGECGSALENARRLITIAPKSSLDAKVFAALLASQGAPDESIETALTQASENTSADLREASDLRWRALLWSMKGDFTRAEQLIQAGRRLLENEPAGLRYALLTGLLMDLLVETGRDDRAAAVVDEYKRKRHGWTSTDAFVGWTAYEPAILGQLLIRRKLSKEEWRATTDSWETRARSFFGDEPAWGLRWGPVSTTRAAAVEGWNHRPRQPEIAASIEQVMSDTPRAQMLGGYIAFMAGEHEHARRYLSDSTRGCDRLMNPFTNVSAYRWLGESNERLGDVPGACAAYAVVLQRWENAKPRSVTREAAKRRIQALGCKP, encoded by the coding sequence TTGACGAGGCTGGATTGGTACGGCACCATCGGCCCGGTTCGGATGGCCCCGCCCTTTTCGCGAACGATGATTTCGGAGCGCGCCTTGGTGCGGGTGGGAACGGAGGTCGGCAAATACCGGATTGAACGGTTGATTGGCATTGGTGGAATGGCCGCGGTCTACGCCGCCACGCATCGCAACGGGCACAAGGTCGCCATCAAATTCTTGCTCGAGTGGTACGCGGATGATCCCGCCATCCGGCGTCTGTTCGGCCGCGAAGCCTATGTGGCCAATGAAGTCGCGCACCCCGGTGCAGTTGCCGTCTTGGACAACGACGTCGACCCGAACAGCGGCTGCCCATTTCTGGTGATGCCGCTGCTCGAAGGAGAGACGCTGCGCGCCCGCTGGGAGCGCGCCAAGCTGCGGTTGCCGCTCGCGGACGTGGTCGTGCTGATGTCGGATGCATTGGACGTCCTGGCGAGCGCTCACGCAAAGGGGATCGTTCATCGCGATATCAAGCCGGAGAATCTATTCATCGCGCGCGACGGGCGCACGCGGGTCCTCGACTTCGGAATTGCGCGCTGGACGACGCCAGGAGAAGGGAGCGCCAGCGTGACGGGGCAGGCATTTGGAACACCTGCCTTCATGCCGCCCGAGCAGGCCGCCGGCGATCGAACGCGTATTGGACCGCACAGTGACGTGTGGTCCGTCGGGGCCACGATGTTCGCGCTGCTCACGGGCGAATACGTGCATATTGCAGATAACCCCGCCGCGCTGCTCGCGGCCGCGTTGACGAAGCCTGCGCGGTCGATTCGCGACGTGATGGCGGACTTGCCCGCGCCCATCGTGGAGCTGGTGGACAAGGCGCTGGCGTTCGACGGGGCGCAGCGGTGGCCGACGGCCAACGAGATGCACCAGGCCCTTCGCGAGGCCTTCGAAACCGGATCGGGGACGACGATCGCGAGCGTGATCCCGGTGGTTCGCGCGCGAATCGCGGCGGAGCTCACGCCGCGCGCCGACGACCTGCACGACGTGGCGACCCAATCGCTCGCGGCGGACCTCGTCACTCCCCGAACGAGGAGCGGAGTCGATCCATCGGCGCATGCATCCGCGGATGTTCCGGCGACAGACGATGTTCCGGCAACAGACAAGGAGGCGGCGACACCACCCATCGCCGGCAAGACGAATCGGGGCCGGCGGCAACGATGGGGTGTGGCGCTGGCGACGCTCCTGGCGGTTGGGTCGGCCGGGCTGTGGCTCGCCCGTTCACGAGCCGTGCCCGAGAAGCCGGTGCTGCGAATCGAAGATGCGGCCCCCGCGCAAATGCCGATTACGGCATTGCCAATTTCGCCCGCGTGCAACAAGGAGGCGGAGAGGTACTATCGGGAGGGGCTCTCGGAGGTGCGCCACGCGAGCTGGGAGCGCGCGTATGACGCGTTTCAGAGGGCCGTCAATGCGGACCCGGGCTGTCCCGAAACGCAACTAAGGCTCGCGTTGACCGGTTATTCCGTAAATCCTCTATCTTCGAGCGGAAATTACGAGTCGTTTCGCCACGCGCTCTCCATTCGGGACGCGCTCGGCGACCGCGATCGTACCCTGCTGGACGCCCTGGTTCCGCTCATCGTCTCCACCCCACCCGACCAGGGGGAGCAAGTTCGCAGGCTCGACGCGGCCGTGTCGCGGTTTCCAGCCGACGCCGAGATCCTTTATTTGGCGGCACGGGCCTGGGCCCAATCGGCAACGGATCGCAAAGGTCTCGAGCGCAGCCTCGCCCTCGCACAAAGGGTGACGGACGTCGATCCGCACTACGCCGATGGCTGGCAGGCGCAAGCGCGCACCTTTGCCCGCTTGGGTCGATTGGACGAGGAGAGCGCGGCGCTGGACCACTGCCGCGAGGCTGCCCCGGGGTCGACCGATTGCCTGCTCGACCGCGTGTCCTCCCTGTACCAGCGAGGCGAGTGCGGCTCCGCGCTCGAAAACGCGCGCAGGCTGATCACGATTGCCCCAAAAAGCTCATTGGACGCCAAGGTATTCGCCGCCTTGCTCGCGTCGCAAGGCGCGCCCGACGAGTCCATCGAGACGGCGCTGACGCAAGCGAGCGAGAACACGTCCGCCGATCTTCGTGAAGCGTCCGATCTTCGTTGGCGTGCCCTCCTCTGGTCGATGAAGGGCGATTTCACGCGCGCCGAGCAGCTCATTCAGGCGGGGCGGCGGCTTCTGGAAAATGAACCCGCCGGACTCCGGTACGCGCTCCTGACCGGATTGCTCATGGATCTTCTGGTCGAAACCGGACGCGACGATCGCGCTGCCGCCGTCGTCGACGAATACAAGCGAAAGCGACATGGATGGACGAGCACCGACGCCTTCGTTGGATGGACCGCCTATGAGCCCGCAATCCTCGGTCAGCTCTTGATTCGGCGCAAGCTGTCCAAAGAGGAGTGGCGCGCGACGACGGATAGTTGGGAAACACGAGCCCGTTCGTTCTTTGGCGACGAACCGGCGTGGGGACTCCGCTGGGGCCCCGTGAGCACCACGCGCGCCGCGGCCGTGGAAGGCTGGAACCATCGGCCGAGGCAGCCGGAGATCGCCGCCTCCATCGAGCAGGTCATGTCCGACACCCCTCGCGCTCAAATGTTGGGCGGATACATCGCATTCATGGCGGGTGAGCACGAGCACGCTAGGCGCTATTTGTCGGATTCGACGCGCGGCTGCGATCGCCTCATGAACCCCTTTACGAATGTCAGCGCCTATCGTTGGCTCGGCGAATCCAACGAGCGCCTCGGTGACGTCCCCGGCGCCTGCGCGGCCTACGCCGTCGTCCTTCAGCGATGGGAAAACGCCAAACCACGTTCCGTCACGAGGGAGGCAGCCAAGCGACGGATTCAAGCGCTCGGCTGCAAACCGTAG
- a CDS encoding tetratricopeptide repeat protein codes for MPAAPTSLYAGFFDEHTPVLCVAGPNMRDIVQTPRRLFALLRLSRATPPLREVVRVVSHSMGSAAIFSPRDSDASVTRFARLARAMGEDLLGEDPFQPAESWIARKPFLVFGKEDIHPVPKAYMENRFGVPPEEQRPHRLARALWAIDRRARALRILETACATSTDALDHFHLGQLHAVELGDPKTGIPHLQRACELAPNVSQPFTSLGIASMSTGDYASARDAFRSATELAPSDAGAWANLAQTCALLGDHETMRRACARAQELEPGEPITAQLAAEAKARPRPPASR; via the coding sequence ATGCCCGCTGCGCCCACCTCTCTCTATGCTGGTTTCTTCGACGAGCACACCCCGGTCCTTTGCGTAGCCGGCCCCAATATGCGCGATATCGTGCAAACCCCTCGCAGGCTGTTCGCCTTGTTGCGCCTGTCGAGAGCGACGCCGCCGCTGCGCGAGGTGGTGCGCGTGGTGAGCCACTCCATGGGCTCCGCGGCGATCTTCAGCCCCCGCGACAGCGACGCGTCGGTTACCCGGTTTGCGCGACTCGCTCGCGCCATGGGCGAGGATCTTCTCGGCGAAGATCCCTTTCAGCCCGCGGAGAGTTGGATCGCACGCAAGCCATTTCTGGTCTTCGGAAAGGAAGATATCCACCCCGTCCCCAAGGCCTATATGGAAAATCGATTCGGGGTACCGCCCGAAGAGCAGAGACCGCATCGTTTGGCGCGCGCCCTCTGGGCCATCGATCGCCGTGCGCGCGCGCTTCGCATCCTCGAAACCGCGTGCGCAACATCGACCGATGCGCTCGATCATTTTCACCTCGGCCAGCTGCACGCCGTGGAGCTCGGCGACCCAAAGACCGGAATCCCGCACCTCCAGCGCGCGTGCGAGCTCGCCCCCAACGTCTCGCAACCCTTCACGTCACTGGGAATTGCCTCGATGAGCACCGGCGACTACGCCAGCGCACGCGACGCCTTTCGCTCCGCGACGGAGCTCGCCCCGAGCGATGCGGGGGCTTGGGCCAACCTCGCACAGACCTGCGCGCTCCTCGGCGATCACGAGACGATGCGACGCGCCTGCGCGCGCGCCCAGGAACTGGAGCCGGGGGAGCCGATTACCGCGCAGTTGGCCGCCGAGGCGAAGGCGAGGCCTCGGCCGCCCGCGTCCAGGTAA
- a CDS encoding 50S ribosomal protein L11 methyltransferase: MDSEQSSAFLALLRTQVDALKETFSAVDTLLDAGTVSESAVHQASLKSIPRWHFAMVNDHARNDAFAAAFKQLVRRGMHVLDIGTGTGLLAMLAVKAGARRVTTCEANPLMADIAKRIIAANGMASTITVVSKKSTDLRMGSDLPEPVDLIVSEIVDCGLVGEGLLPTLRHAREHLLKPGGILVPRRARLIGALVESPAVMRLNNVEYAAGFDVRWLNIVATRGHFPVRLGTWPYRFLSDPVVLASFDLVHGGLTDGEVEVTVPITASGQAHMVAAWFELDLCPGVVLSNRLEDTESHWMQACIPFPAPVAVRENHDTRLAVQWRRERLSVHTSPEPHLTEDVHEPYAPTL, from the coding sequence GTGGATTCCGAACAGTCGTCGGCGTTCTTGGCCTTGTTGCGTACACAAGTCGATGCTCTCAAGGAGACGTTCAGCGCGGTCGACACCTTGCTCGACGCGGGAACGGTATCGGAGAGCGCGGTTCACCAGGCGTCTTTGAAGTCCATTCCGCGCTGGCACTTTGCAATGGTCAACGACCATGCCCGGAACGACGCGTTTGCGGCGGCATTCAAACAGCTGGTTCGGCGCGGAATGCACGTGCTCGATATCGGTACCGGCACCGGGCTGCTGGCGATGCTCGCCGTAAAAGCCGGCGCGCGACGGGTCACCACGTGCGAGGCCAACCCGTTGATGGCGGACATCGCAAAGCGGATCATCGCCGCGAATGGAATGGCCTCCACCATCACCGTCGTGTCGAAGAAGTCGACCGATTTACGCATGGGCTCCGACCTCCCCGAGCCCGTCGACCTCATTGTGTCCGAAATCGTCGACTGCGGCCTGGTCGGTGAAGGATTGCTCCCTACCCTGCGCCACGCGCGCGAGCATCTGCTCAAGCCCGGAGGCATCCTCGTTCCACGCCGTGCCCGATTGATTGGCGCGCTGGTGGAGAGCCCCGCCGTCATGCGCCTGAACAATGTCGAGTATGCTGCGGGGTTCGACGTCCGGTGGCTCAACATCGTGGCGACCCGTGGGCATTTCCCAGTTCGGCTCGGGACTTGGCCCTATCGCTTTCTCTCGGATCCGGTGGTGCTCGCCTCGTTCGACTTGGTCCACGGAGGGCTCACCGACGGCGAGGTCGAGGTCACGGTGCCAATCACCGCATCGGGACAGGCTCACATGGTGGCCGCCTGGTTCGAATTGGATTTGTGCCCAGGGGTGGTCTTGTCCAATCGTTTGGAGGACACCGAATCGCATTGGATGCAGGCATGCATTCCATTTCCAGCTCCCGTGGCCGTTCGCGAAAACCACGACACCCGGCTTGCCGTGCAGTGGCGGCGTGAGCGCTTGTCGGTTCACACCTCGCCTGAGCCTCACCTTACGGAGGATGTCCATGAGCCATACGCACCTACCTTATGA
- a CDS encoding iron-containing redox enzyme family protein yields the protein MSHTHLPYEDYRLSGEELRRAVERYASNPLYLDNEEWVNDDNPFRRQLRPQVIKHLDFDRVLPRKDILHYTGLAAQRMLTSIYESDLMFLPKAGLDRKWHDFQRFYSPTNRALGEMVRPALERFAFGFLDEEVHVSGQWTRKSLEAFLRELEKKDFSEPSASETAIAKSNDPQRAAHMWLIQFCGDFLAEASPMGRNILGYYGPAQSEWFKILIDEYGYGVHATKHSKLFENTLASVGLRCDLHHYWQFYLNSSLLMNNYFHYLGKNHELFFRYLGALYYTESTLVDFCRRAHTLLKKVFGNDVDTTYFTEHVHIDQHHGKMALEKLILPVVDTCGEEVIADIVRGYEEFQAIAQIADADFADQIRWMDEGPKNKELHDPVWAAIESGRVTAPVAHLVEPRGELSNTHCHDGDELCHIVSGTMRFVSGYRSYQILEAGQGTVIAKNRLHGAIIESEECVYQIHSVGDYRTCLC from the coding sequence ATGAGCCATACGCACCTACCTTATGAGGATTATCGACTTTCGGGCGAGGAGCTGCGGCGCGCCGTCGAGCGCTACGCCAGCAACCCCCTCTACCTGGACAACGAAGAGTGGGTCAACGACGACAACCCTTTTCGCCGGCAGCTGCGTCCACAAGTCATCAAACACCTCGACTTCGATCGGGTCCTCCCGCGCAAGGACATCCTGCACTACACCGGCCTGGCAGCGCAGCGAATGCTCACCTCCATCTACGAGAGCGACTTGATGTTCCTGCCGAAGGCAGGGTTGGACCGTAAGTGGCACGATTTTCAACGCTTCTACAGCCCGACGAACCGCGCGTTGGGAGAGATGGTCCGCCCCGCCCTGGAGCGCTTCGCCTTTGGGTTTCTCGATGAGGAGGTCCATGTCAGCGGACAGTGGACCCGAAAGAGCCTGGAGGCTTTTCTCCGAGAGCTCGAGAAGAAGGACTTCAGCGAGCCTTCGGCGTCCGAAACCGCCATCGCGAAATCCAACGATCCCCAGCGCGCCGCGCACATGTGGCTCATCCAGTTCTGCGGCGACTTCCTCGCGGAGGCCTCCCCCATGGGCCGCAACATCCTGGGCTACTACGGGCCAGCCCAGTCGGAGTGGTTCAAGATTCTCATCGACGAGTACGGATACGGCGTCCACGCGACCAAGCACAGCAAACTCTTCGAGAATACATTGGCATCGGTCGGGTTGCGGTGCGATCTACATCATTATTGGCAGTTCTATCTCAACAGTAGTCTGTTGATGAACAATTACTTCCATTACCTCGGAAAGAACCACGAGCTTTTCTTCCGCTACCTCGGCGCGCTCTACTATACAGAGAGCACCTTGGTCGATTTCTGTCGTCGCGCGCACACCTTGCTGAAGAAAGTCTTTGGCAACGACGTCGATACGACCTATTTCACGGAGCACGTGCACATCGACCAGCACCACGGAAAAATGGCCTTGGAGAAGCTGATCTTGCCGGTGGTCGACACCTGCGGCGAAGAGGTCATCGCCGACATCGTGCGCGGCTACGAGGAATTCCAAGCGATCGCCCAGATTGCCGATGCGGACTTTGCCGACCAGATTCGTTGGATGGATGAGGGTCCCAAGAACAAGGAGCTGCATGATCCCGTTTGGGCGGCCATCGAAAGCGGGCGGGTCACGGCGCCGGTAGCACATCTCGTCGAGCCGCGCGGCGAACTATCCAATACGCATTGCCACGACGGCGACGAATTGTGCCATATCGTATCTGGAACCATGCGCTTCGTGAGCGGCTACCGATCCTACCAAATCCTGGAAGCGGGACAGGGCACCGTGATCGCGAAAAATAGGCTTCATGGCGCGATCATCGAGTCCGAGGAGTGCGTCTATCAAATCCACTCCGTGGGCGACTACCGCACATGCTTGTGCTGA